A window from Candidatus Thermoplasmatota archaeon encodes these proteins:
- a CDS encoding methyltransferase domain-containing protein — protein MPLPPSRYPLREALRGAVPDLARRRAIETVVRKMGLFPGDRGIDIGCGTGYLAVALARSFKRCRFVGADPDRAALEVARANAKAEDALARLDLVQADPRHLPFKDETFAIATSAFHFSTLRGPRPTLESVFRVVFFYGKVLLLDVDLARGAAAEAATPKGVQREVFRESTLEAMRDMGFGKVKEQRVEILPGGGSVILITAKRFEGDEEPDSEA, from the coding sequence GTGCCGCTCCCGCCATCGCGCTATCCGCTCCGCGAGGCCCTCCGGGGCGCCGTTCCGGATCTCGCGCGTCGACGGGCGATCGAGACGGTCGTCCGCAAGATGGGCCTCTTCCCGGGAGATCGCGGGATCGACATCGGTTGCGGCACGGGGTATCTCGCGGTCGCGCTCGCCCGGAGCTTCAAGCGCTGCCGGTTCGTCGGCGCGGACCCCGACCGCGCGGCGCTCGAGGTGGCGCGCGCGAACGCGAAGGCGGAGGACGCCCTCGCCCGGCTCGACCTCGTGCAGGCCGATCCGCGTCACCTTCCGTTCAAGGACGAGACGTTCGCGATCGCGACCTCCGCGTTCCACTTCTCCACCCTGCGCGGCCCGCGGCCCACGCTCGAGAGCGTGTTCCGCGTCGTCTTCTTCTACGGCAAGGTGCTCCTCCTCGACGTCGACCTCGCCCGCGGCGCGGCCGCGGAGGCGGCGACCCCGAAAGGGGTCCAGCGCGAGGTCTTCCGGGAGTCGACCCTGGAGGCCATGCGCGACATGGGCTTCGGCAAGGTCAAGGAGCAGCGCGTCGAGATCCTCCCGGGAGGCGGGTCGGTCATCCTCATCACGGCCAAGCGCTTCGAGGGGGACGAGGAGCCGGACTCCGAGGCCTGA